From Methylocystis sp. ATCC 49242, one genomic window encodes:
- the hsdR gene encoding EcoAI/FtnUII family type I restriction enzme subunit R, translated as MTNEADTCRKFVVPKLQSAGWDNDPHSIAEQRTITDGRVIPVGKGFVRKPPKRVDYLLRYTRDFPLAVVEAKASYKSATDAVQQARNYAEILDIKYAYATNGAEIIEIDYFKGTETRVADFPAPDELWRRYQAGSGIDTPERVEHLIAPYNIVGGKPPRYYQQIAINRTVESILAGKKRLLLTMATGTGKTIVAFQICWKLWSSRWNRTGEHRKPRILFLADRNILIDDPKDKTFTPFGDARHKIESGEIVKSREIYFAIYQALAEDERRAGLFRDYPPDFFDLIIVDECHRGSARDDSSWRVILEHFKPAYQLGMTATPLREDNRDTYLYFGNPIYEYSLRQGIDDGFLAPYRVHRVVTQWDAAGWRPSKDEVDRFGRAIPDDEYQTKDFERTIALRARTEAIARHLTSFLKKTDRFAKTIVFCVDQEHASEMRQALVNLNADLVAQYPDYVARVTADEGAIGRGHLSKFQDLETKTPVILTSSQLLTTGVDAPTCKNVVLARVVGSMSEFKQIIGRGTRLRDDYGKLWFNILDYTGSATRMFADPDFDGDPARITEEEVNDAGETTATTETVPEGQEPEPAAPEEGEPGVIEPPTGEPRKFYFDGGQVEVVAHLVHELDPNGKQLRVVKYTDYAAESVRSLAPTSAELRKRWADAGQRSEIIAALAERGIDFDVLAEQTGQTDADPFDLLCHLAFNAPLRTRRERGQRLKAERKDYFEKFSPEARQVLDELLEKYAEHGDAQFVLPDVLKVPPISTHGQPAEIIKLFGGPDELRRAVNDLQGLLYGTN; from the coding sequence ATGACGAACGAGGCCGACACATGCCGGAAATTTGTCGTGCCCAAGCTGCAATCCGCCGGTTGGGATAACGACCCCCATTCCATCGCCGAACAGCGCACCATCACGGACGGCCGCGTCATTCCCGTGGGCAAGGGGTTTGTCCGCAAGCCGCCCAAGCGGGTGGACTATCTGCTGCGTTACACGCGGGATTTTCCGCTTGCCGTGGTCGAGGCCAAGGCCAGCTACAAATCCGCGACAGATGCCGTGCAGCAGGCTCGCAACTATGCGGAAATCCTCGACATCAAATACGCCTACGCCACCAACGGCGCCGAGATCATTGAGATCGACTACTTCAAGGGGACGGAAACGCGCGTTGCCGACTTCCCTGCACCCGATGAGCTTTGGCGGCGCTATCAAGCAGGCAGCGGAATCGACACGCCCGAGCGCGTGGAACACCTGATCGCTCCCTACAATATCGTCGGCGGCAAACCTCCCCGATACTACCAGCAGATCGCCATCAACCGGACGGTCGAATCCATCCTCGCCGGAAAGAAGCGCCTGCTTCTCACCATGGCGACGGGAACGGGCAAGACCATCGTAGCCTTCCAGATTTGTTGGAAGCTCTGGTCGAGCCGCTGGAACAGAACCGGAGAGCATCGCAAGCCGCGCATCCTGTTCCTCGCGGATCGCAACATCCTCATTGACGACCCGAAGGACAAGACCTTCACCCCCTTCGGGGACGCGCGCCACAAGATCGAATCAGGTGAGATTGTCAAAAGCCGGGAAATATATTTCGCCATCTATCAGGCGCTTGCCGAGGACGAGCGCCGCGCGGGGCTTTTCCGGGACTATCCGCCGGACTTCTTCGACCTCATCATCGTCGATGAATGTCACCGGGGAAGCGCGCGGGACGACAGTTCATGGCGCGTCATCCTTGAGCATTTCAAGCCCGCCTACCAGCTTGGCATGACGGCCACGCCGCTGCGCGAGGACAACCGCGACACCTACCTCTATTTCGGCAATCCGATCTACGAATACAGCCTGCGCCAGGGCATCGACGACGGCTTTCTCGCGCCCTATCGCGTGCATCGCGTCGTCACCCAATGGGACGCGGCGGGCTGGCGTCCGAGCAAGGACGAGGTTGACCGCTTCGGCCGCGCGATCCCCGATGACGAATACCAGACCAAGGACTTCGAGCGGACCATCGCCTTGCGCGCCCGGACGGAGGCCATCGCCCGCCACCTGACCAGCTTCCTCAAAAAGACTGACCGCTTCGCCAAGACCATCGTGTTCTGCGTCGATCAGGAACACGCCTCGGAAATGCGGCAGGCCCTGGTCAACCTCAATGCCGACCTTGTGGCGCAGTATCCCGACTATGTGGCTCGCGTCACCGCCGACGAGGGCGCAATCGGGCGCGGCCACCTGTCCAAGTTCCAGGACCTCGAAACCAAAACGCCGGTCATCCTCACGTCGTCGCAGCTTCTGACGACCGGCGTCGATGCGCCGACCTGCAAGAATGTCGTTCTGGCGCGCGTCGTCGGGTCCATGAGCGAGTTCAAGCAGATCATCGGGCGCGGGACGCGCCTGCGCGATGATTACGGCAAGCTGTGGTTCAACATCCTCGACTACACCGGGTCGGCGACCCGCATGTTCGCCGACCCGGACTTCGACGGCGATCCGGCCCGGATCACGGAAGAAGAAGTGAACGACGCCGGGGAAACCACCGCGACGACGGAAACGGTCCCCGAAGGGCAGGAACCGGAGCCTGCCGCGCCGGAGGAAGGCGAGCCCGGCGTGATCGAACCGCCGACCGGCGAGCCGCGCAAATTCTATTTCGACGGGGGGCAGGTCGAAGTCGTGGCCCATCTGGTCCACGAGCTAGATCCGAACGGCAAGCAGCTTCGCGTCGTCAAATACACCGACTATGCCGCCGAAAGCGTTCGCTCGCTTGCGCCGACCTCCGCCGAGCTTCGCAAACGATGGGCGGACGCAGGCCAGCGCAGCGAGATTATCGCCGCGCTGGCCGAGCGCGGCATCGACTTTGACGTGCTGGCCGAACAGACGGGTCAGACCGATGCCGACCCCTTCGACCTGCTTTGCCATCTGGCCTTCAACGCGCCGCTTCGCACCCGGCGCGAGCGAGGGCAGCGCCTCAAAGCCGAGCGCAAGGACTATTTCGAGAAGTTCTCCCCCGAGGCGCGTCAGGTGCTCGACGAGCTTCTGGAAAAATATGCGGAACACGGCGACGCGCAGTTTGTCCTGCCGGACGTGCTCAAGGTTCCGCCCATCTCAACCCACGGCCAGCCTGCCGAAATCATCAAGCTATTCGGCGGCCCCGATGAGCTTCGCCGGGCCGTGAACGACCTGCAAGGATTGCTCTATGGCACGAACTAA
- a CDS encoding AAA family ATPase, whose amino-acid sequence MSVAATPSAPLTEKAALADLVAWAEKRPAWQRDALRRLVTGETLDDQAIAELTELCLDPTRTHTPISQSHIVAETSAAEPISLVSIKNPTAINALASQQELSFEPAGLTVIYGDNGSGKSGYVRVLKHACRSRDEKFAIHRDLEDKTDTPQSAEIRFARGANTDQFNWTPDGEPHGDLPSVSIFDSRSASIHVESTNEVAYIPRPMRLLEALADASDRIKTALDGRIATLKGQVPLAISNPSLSRETAAGSYVFGLSAKSNIPQLDKLAAFTDQETARLATLETDFAQDPKRAVARLDNQRAEVERIQTTLQALIDATNATAFAEINTLRKTHGDAVEAASIASQQLFSASPLPEVGQAAWQKLWEAARTYADTVAYPGKTFPSSEPDTLCVLCQQPLSADAIARQQTFESFVKSSTKADEATARANLDAALTQLKGRMFRLGDILKSRKFLATEIGDASLAQQVRRAFVVVLWRLRAMVRAHGEPKPLGADPLQALVALAADLKTRAAQLSADTQSDDYKKLKSEYLELKERAALAPLLPDIKAHIARLKEIESINTALKATAKKPITDKNKELSDRMVTDALRGRFAREIGKLKLSRMPVELRKEKDRQAVSYFRVALVENPNAKVGEIFSEGEHRCVALAAFLAELVTAQRYSGIVFDDPMSSLDHIHRGAVASRLVEEAEHRQVIVFTHDLVFLYELRREAEKANRPIAFRNVRRQQDKPGYIENELPDKAKSGLEMCNALRSSLKAAKPGFDKLTDTQRTIFCKGTIGQLRDAWEQAISDYIRPVLERFDNKVKPTSMFKLGILTEDDVKRVMAAQGRLSEDLHSAAQALNPEAVSLDDLLNEVKALEDWIQSIRDRQKNAVKPALN is encoded by the coding sequence ATGAGCGTCGCGGCCACGCCATCCGCGCCTCTGACCGAAAAGGCCGCTCTTGCGGACCTTGTGGCATGGGCGGAGAAACGGCCTGCTTGGCAGAGAGATGCGCTTCGCCGGCTGGTCACAGGCGAAACGCTCGACGATCAGGCGATTGCAGAACTTACGGAGCTTTGCCTCGATCCCACGCGCACCCATACGCCGATTTCGCAATCGCACATCGTGGCCGAAACTAGCGCAGCAGAGCCGATCTCCCTTGTTTCGATAAAGAATCCTACCGCGATCAACGCGCTTGCCAGCCAGCAGGAGCTATCCTTTGAACCTGCCGGACTGACGGTGATTTACGGCGATAACGGTTCGGGAAAATCGGGCTATGTCCGTGTCCTGAAACACGCATGTCGGTCGCGGGATGAGAAGTTCGCAATCCACAGGGATTTGGAGGACAAGACCGACACGCCGCAGTCTGCCGAGATACGCTTTGCGCGCGGCGCGAACACCGACCAATTCAATTGGACGCCTGACGGAGAACCGCACGGCGACCTTCCATCGGTTAGCATTTTCGATTCCCGCAGCGCAAGCATCCACGTCGAAAGCACCAATGAGGTGGCCTATATCCCCCGGCCAATGCGGTTGCTGGAGGCGCTGGCCGACGCTTCTGACCGTATCAAAACAGCACTCGATGGCAGGATCGCAACGCTCAAAGGTCAGGTTCCGCTTGCGATTTCAAACCCCTCTCTGAGCAGGGAAACGGCTGCCGGCAGCTACGTCTTCGGGTTGAGCGCGAAATCCAACATTCCGCAGCTTGATAAGCTCGCCGCATTTACCGATCAGGAAACTGCTCGCCTTGCCACGTTGGAAACCGACTTCGCTCAAGACCCCAAGCGCGCCGTGGCGCGGCTTGATAATCAGCGCGCGGAAGTGGAGCGTATTCAGACGACCCTTCAAGCCCTTATTGACGCTACGAACGCGACAGCGTTCGCGGAAATCAATACGCTGCGAAAGACCCACGGCGATGCCGTGGAAGCCGCGTCGATTGCATCGCAGCAGCTATTCAGCGCATCGCCGCTGCCCGAGGTGGGCCAAGCCGCCTGGCAAAAACTATGGGAAGCCGCGCGCACCTACGCGGACACCGTGGCCTACCCCGGCAAGACATTCCCTTCCAGCGAACCGGACACGCTTTGCGTGCTTTGCCAGCAACCCCTCAGCGCGGATGCAATCGCGCGCCAGCAGACATTCGAGTCGTTTGTAAAAAGCTCGACAAAGGCTGACGAAGCGACGGCGCGCGCGAATCTGGACGCTGCACTTACGCAGTTGAAAGGGCGGATGTTCCGCCTTGGCGATATTCTGAAATCGAGAAAGTTCCTCGCCACCGAGATCGGCGATGCGTCGCTTGCGCAGCAAGTGCGCCGGGCCTTCGTCGTGGTGCTCTGGCGGCTTCGGGCGATGGTCAGAGCGCATGGCGAACCCAAGCCGCTTGGCGCTGATCCGCTCCAAGCGCTTGTGGCGCTTGCCGCCGATCTCAAAACACGCGCCGCGCAGCTTTCCGCCGATACGCAGAGCGACGACTACAAGAAACTGAAATCCGAATACCTTGAACTCAAGGAGCGCGCGGCCCTTGCGCCGCTGCTCCCAGACATCAAGGCGCACATCGCGCGCCTCAAGGAAATAGAGTCGATCAACACCGCGCTCAAGGCGACCGCCAAGAAACCGATCACCGACAAGAACAAGGAACTCTCGGATCGCATGGTGACGGACGCGCTACGCGGTCGGTTTGCGCGCGAGATCGGAAAGCTCAAGCTGTCCAGAATGCCGGTTGAGCTACGTAAGGAGAAAGATCGGCAGGCCGTGTCGTATTTTCGCGTTGCGTTGGTGGAGAACCCGAACGCCAAGGTCGGCGAGATATTCAGTGAAGGCGAGCACCGCTGCGTTGCGCTTGCTGCGTTCCTTGCTGAACTGGTCACAGCACAACGCTATTCCGGCATTGTTTTCGATGATCCGATGTCATCGCTCGACCACATCCACAGGGGCGCGGTTGCATCGCGGTTGGTGGAGGAAGCGGAGCACCGGCAGGTCATCGTATTCACGCACGACCTCGTGTTCCTATACGAACTTCGCCGCGAAGCGGAAAAGGCAAACCGGCCAATCGCATTTCGCAATGTCCGGCGGCAACAGGACAAGCCCGGCTACATTGAAAACGAATTGCCGGACAAGGCGAAATCCGGGCTTGAGATGTGCAACGCACTGCGGTCATCGCTCAAAGCGGCAAAACCGGGCTTTGACAAGCTGACCGATACGCAGCGCACCATCTTCTGTAAAGGCACTATTGGTCAATTGCGCGATGCCTGGGAGCAGGCGATCTCCGACTATATCCGCCCCGTGCTTGAAAGGTTCGACAACAAGGTCAAGCCGACCTCGATGTTCAAGCTCGGCATTCTCACCGAGGACGACGTGAAGCGCGTGATGGCTGCCCAGGGAAGATTGTCCGAAGATCTTCATTCGGCGGCGCAGGCGTTGAATCCCGAAGCGGTATCGCTTGATGACCTGCTTAACGAGGTCAAGGCGCTGGAAGATTGGATTCAGTCTATCCGTGACCGCCAAAAGAATGCGGTTAAGCCTGCGCTGAATTAA
- a CDS encoding ATP-binding protein, producing the protein MIYAALLAVVQYLVVLTGFTPNENAIWLYSGFASLLFGSRLLNPHFTPPADAATNAFMALAALIAGSLVVAPDSADAALLWSVVALCATICVVSVLVLLIRPPVGAETRPLARIADKAVRGLGSPVVIFTIVILLCVWLFHRTRADEVAAILSAWAVIVVLRPVESILGFIDWGREQWGAIRADQLIGAIAAYQSPGIVLVRQLGDNSVPRGTPMVVADNNGPWMLGVALNYVGRDEGNLLRVLTVRLPEGLKSRISKLPETRGTGIALALSATPEELADVPAIQWINRLCGVVVSDTNLDYVLFEVTEDRDLAEGRLVEARIGDHHVIFQIIDGLTREDIVQQKNTYGYARAKARKIGRWDTDAGKFVPVKWLPRINAPVFLLESDQHAVSPGAVGHFPSTIFGVGLNISDAVTHNTAILGILGIGKSYLSIELVERMVANGIKVICLDLTNQYAELLSEFIDPAYEEARQQELAAAGQGGVPNQNQEQGGSHLAFRGQVTEQLRAFINPGEQRRLRIFNPAQFEVTRQASGMYQGNANMATLTPTEITAIISDAALTVCQELGMIDRARVCLVYEEAHSLVPEWNSVVAEGDKAATARSARAILQGRKYGLGCLLITQRTANVTKTILNQCNTIFAMRTFDDTGKEFLSNYIGRDYAGVLPSLEAQHAVIFGKASSCENPVLVRLNNREHFLEAFRAVHPVQPPPAAEVQEPPELPAQVNEIGDQIPF; encoded by the coding sequence ATGATTTATGCCGCTTTGCTGGCCGTGGTCCAGTATTTGGTAGTTTTGACGGGCTTCACTCCCAACGAGAATGCCATCTGGCTGTATAGCGGATTCGCCAGTCTCCTGTTTGGTAGTCGCCTGCTCAATCCTCACTTCACGCCTCCTGCCGATGCAGCAACGAACGCATTCATGGCGCTGGCGGCTCTAATCGCCGGGTCGCTCGTCGTTGCACCAGATAGCGCCGATGCCGCGCTGTTGTGGAGCGTTGTTGCGCTCTGCGCCACCATTTGCGTTGTGTCGGTCTTGGTCCTGCTCATCAGGCCTCCGGTCGGCGCGGAAACTCGCCCCCTCGCCCGCATAGCGGACAAGGCGGTTCGCGGGCTGGGGAGCCCCGTCGTAATCTTCACGATCGTCATCCTGCTGTGCGTCTGGCTCTTTCACCGAACGCGCGCGGACGAGGTCGCGGCCATTCTCAGTGCCTGGGCTGTGATCGTCGTACTGCGGCCGGTGGAGTCGATCCTCGGCTTCATCGACTGGGGCAGAGAACAATGGGGCGCGATCAGAGCCGATCAGTTGATCGGCGCAATAGCAGCCTATCAGTCGCCCGGAATCGTACTGGTGCGGCAGCTCGGCGATAACAGCGTGCCGCGCGGCACGCCCATGGTGGTTGCCGACAATAACGGACCGTGGATGCTGGGCGTCGCCCTGAACTATGTCGGGCGCGACGAAGGCAATCTACTCCGTGTGCTAACCGTGCGGCTGCCGGAAGGTCTCAAAAGCCGTATCAGCAAGCTGCCGGAGACAAGGGGCACAGGTATCGCGCTTGCCCTATCCGCCACGCCGGAAGAACTAGCCGATGTGCCCGCGATCCAATGGATCAATCGTCTTTGTGGCGTTGTCGTCAGCGACACAAATCTCGATTACGTGCTGTTTGAAGTAACGGAAGACAGGGACCTTGCGGAGGGGCGGCTAGTGGAAGCCCGCATTGGCGACCATCACGTCATTTTTCAGATCATCGACGGACTGACGCGCGAAGACATTGTGCAGCAGAAAAACACATACGGCTATGCGCGGGCCAAGGCCCGGAAGATCGGCCGGTGGGATACGGATGCCGGAAAATTCGTGCCGGTGAAATGGCTGCCCCGGATCAATGCGCCCGTCTTTCTACTCGAATCCGATCAGCATGCCGTCTCTCCCGGTGCGGTCGGACATTTTCCAAGCACGATTTTCGGTGTTGGCCTGAATATCTCGGACGCGGTGACGCATAACACCGCAATCCTCGGCATTCTCGGTATCGGAAAGAGCTATCTGTCGATCGAACTGGTCGAGCGAATGGTCGCTAACGGGATCAAGGTGATCTGCCTCGATCTCACCAATCAATATGCCGAGTTGCTGTCGGAGTTCATCGATCCGGCCTATGAAGAAGCGCGTCAGCAGGAGTTGGCAGCAGCAGGACAGGGTGGCGTTCCGAACCAGAATCAGGAACAGGGCGGAAGCCATTTGGCGTTTCGAGGACAGGTCACGGAACAGCTCCGTGCTTTCATCAATCCAGGCGAACAACGGCGGCTGCGTATCTTCAATCCAGCTCAGTTTGAGGTCACGCGGCAGGCAAGCGGTATGTATCAGGGAAACGCAAACATGGCGACCCTTACCCCCACGGAGATTACGGCGATCATATCGGATGCCGCTCTTACGGTGTGCCAGGAACTTGGCATGATCGACCGCGCGCGGGTCTGCCTCGTCTATGAAGAAGCGCACTCTCTCGTCCCCGAATGGAACTCAGTGGTCGCCGAAGGAGACAAGGCGGCGACGGCACGAAGCGCGCGGGCGATCCTGCAAGGCCGCAAATACGGCCTCGGCTGCCTACTCATCACGCAACGCACGGCCAATGTGACAAAGACCATCCTCAATCAATGCAATACGATCTTCGCCATGAGGACGTTCGACGATACCGGAAAGGAATTCCTGTCCAACTATATCGGCAGGGACTATGCTGGCGTGCTTCCCAGTCTTGAGGCGCAGCATGCTGTGATTTTCGGCAAAGCCTCATCCTGTGAGAACCCCGTGCTGGTGCGATTGAACAATCGCGAACACTTTCTTGAGGCGTTCCGAGCAGTACATCCAGTCCAACCGCCTCCTGCTGCGGAAGTTCAAGAGCCGCCGGAACTTCCTGCGCAAGTCAACGAAATCGGCGATCAAATTCCTTTTTAA
- a CDS encoding helix-turn-helix domain-containing protein: MTDEILTIREVAELLKINEKTAYKLASAGKIPGFKVGGSWRFQRQEIANWIKRKVEEQQGGSGGA; this comes from the coding sequence ATGACCGACGAAATCCTGACGATCCGAGAGGTGGCGGAACTTCTCAAGATCAATGAGAAGACCGCCTACAAGCTCGCCTCGGCAGGCAAGATTCCTGGCTTCAAAGTCGGCGGCTCATGGCGGTTCCAGCGGCAGGAAATCGCAAACTGGATAAAGCGCAAGGTAGAAGAGCAACAGGGGGGTAGCGGGGGAGCATGA
- a CDS encoding N-6 DNA methylase gives MARTKKKNGADAAPMTTSQMLGSLLNSARKIMRKDKGLNGDLDRLPLLTWIMFLKFLDDLEQQREEEAALSGKKFKAAIEAPYRWRDWAADPQGITGDELLSFINAEEAVRADGQKGPGLFAYLRSLSSSNGDNRRDVIATVFKGVDNRMKSGYLLRDIVNKVGGIHFTSSDELHTLGALYESMLREMRDAAGDSGEFYTPRAVVRFMVEVTDPRLGETVLDPASGTGGFLVEAYNHLEKQVKTVADRKRLQNDTISGCEPKSLPYLLCQMNLLLHGLDAPQIDPGNALRFKLSEIGEKERVDVILTNPPFGGEEEKGIQGNFPEDRQTAETALLFLQLIMRKLKRQPTLAGRPARAAVVVPHGSLSSPGVAKRIRETLLGDFNITAIVRLPHNVFAPYTDIQSNVIFFERGEPTQSILYCEPSLPLGYSLSKTKPLLYEWMEPLKKLIASRQETDTSWLVRRDDLDENLNLDIKNPRRKLNSLADRGDLETLSAQMRSYADEADAIKAELAQVTELIRQSPWELLGSHTYESDERIGEDYSPELQLLGVSAEEGITNPKTAIGKSPERYKVLRTHYLAYNPMRINIGSIGVVRDDTQQGITSPDYVVFYCGPDLLPEYVYHYLRSEAGRHEINLKTKGSVRFRLYFEQLSKIKIPVPKDIETQQRFVNACNRLEGLKKMLNAAASSATDCLNAATRSGFLLESGKPSNTSPGSRAA, from the coding sequence ATGGCACGAACTAAGAAAAAGAACGGCGCAGACGCCGCACCGATGACGACCTCCCAGATGCTTGGGAGTCTGCTGAACTCCGCGCGCAAAATCATGCGCAAGGACAAGGGGCTGAACGGCGACCTCGACCGTTTGCCGCTGCTGACATGGATCATGTTCCTCAAATTCCTCGACGACCTTGAGCAGCAGCGCGAGGAGGAAGCCGCGCTGTCCGGCAAGAAGTTCAAGGCCGCCATCGAGGCCCCGTATCGCTGGCGCGATTGGGCTGCCGATCCGCAGGGGATTACGGGTGATGAACTACTTTCATTCATCAATGCCGAAGAGGCTGTGCGTGCCGACGGCCAGAAAGGCCCTGGCCTGTTCGCTTATCTGCGCTCGCTCTCAAGCTCCAATGGCGACAACCGACGCGACGTGATAGCCACCGTGTTCAAGGGCGTCGATAACCGCATGAAGAGCGGCTATCTGCTTCGCGACATCGTTAACAAGGTCGGCGGGATTCATTTCACGTCGTCGGACGAACTTCACACCCTTGGCGCACTCTATGAATCCATGCTCCGCGAAATGCGCGACGCGGCGGGCGATTCCGGCGAGTTCTATACGCCGCGCGCCGTCGTCCGCTTCATGGTGGAAGTCACCGACCCGCGCCTTGGCGAAACCGTCCTCGACCCGGCCAGCGGCACGGGCGGCTTTCTGGTGGAGGCGTATAACCACCTTGAAAAACAGGTGAAGACCGTCGCCGACCGCAAGCGTCTGCAAAACGACACCATCTCCGGCTGCGAACCCAAATCCCTGCCTTATCTGCTCTGCCAGATGAACCTGCTGCTGCACGGGCTGGACGCGCCACAGATCGACCCCGGCAACGCGCTTCGTTTCAAGCTCTCCGAGATCGGCGAGAAAGAGCGCGTCGATGTGATCCTCACCAATCCGCCCTTCGGCGGGGAGGAGGAGAAGGGTATCCAGGGCAATTTCCCGGAAGACCGCCAGACGGCGGAAACGGCGCTTTTGTTCCTGCAACTCATCATGCGCAAGCTCAAGCGCCAGCCGACTCTCGCCGGTCGCCCGGCGCGCGCGGCCGTCGTCGTGCCGCATGGCAGCCTTTCATCCCCAGGTGTTGCCAAGCGCATCCGCGAAACGCTGCTTGGCGATTTCAATATCACTGCGATAGTGCGCCTGCCTCACAATGTTTTTGCCCCGTACACTGACATACAATCGAACGTCATATTTTTTGAGCGCGGCGAACCAACGCAATCAATCCTCTATTGCGAGCCGTCCCTTCCGCTCGGCTACTCGCTCAGCAAGACCAAGCCCTTGCTTTACGAATGGATGGAGCCGCTCAAGAAGCTCATAGCGTCGAGGCAGGAAACAGATACCTCTTGGCTTGTTCGGCGGGATGACCTCGACGAAAATCTCAATCTCGACATCAAGAACCCTCGCCGAAAACTCAATTCTTTGGCTGACCGGGGAGACCTTGAAACCCTCTCTGCGCAAATGCGCTCGTATGCCGACGAGGCCGATGCCATTAAAGCCGAACTGGCGCAGGTCACGGAATTGATAAGGCAATCGCCGTGGGAATTGCTTGGTAGCCACACGTATGAATCGGACGAGCGGATCGGTGAGGACTATTCACCCGAACTGCAACTCCTGGGCGTCTCTGCCGAAGAAGGGATTACCAATCCGAAGACGGCTATCGGCAAATCGCCTGAACGATACAAGGTGCTACGGACGCATTACCTTGCCTACAACCCCATGCGTATCAATATCGGGTCTATCGGCGTCGTTCGTGACGATACGCAGCAAGGTATCACGAGCCCTGACTACGTCGTCTTCTACTGTGGACCAGACCTGTTGCCTGAATACGTATATCACTATTTGAGAAGTGAGGCGGGTCGTCACGAAATCAACCTGAAAACCAAGGGGTCGGTACGGTTCAGATTATATTTCGAACAGCTATCTAAGATTAAAATACCCGTGCCAAAAGACATTGAGACTCAGCAGCGGTTTGTAAATGCCTGTAACAGGCTTGAGGGCCTGAAGAAGATGCTCAATGCCGCCGCTTCGTCGGCGACAGATTGTCTTAACGCGGCCACGCGCTCCGGCTTTCTCCTTGAAAGCGGCAAGCCTTCAAACACTTCACCGGGGAGCCGGGCGGCATGA